The Zingiber officinale cultivar Zhangliang chromosome 2A, Zo_v1.1, whole genome shotgun sequence genomic sequence ATAATGATTCAAATTTGATTTATTACTATATTAAGTAATATATTTGAATAAAAGGTGAAATGTATTATCCATAGCTCCCCATGATTGCCCTTACATCATTAGGAAGGAGTAAATCAGGAAATCAAAACTAAAGGTAATTTCTTGATCGTGGCCGAAATTCAACCCTTGTTCAATTTTATAAATTACCAATTTGACTATATCCTAAAGAGACTATAGTAATATAAGTATTTCAATTCATTGTTTCCACTATGATAGTCTTATTGATTGGGATATTTTATTAGCACCACCTAACATACAACAATTAAGATCGCCTTTGATGACATCAACAACTCATCGATGGAGTCGACACCTATTCAATGATGCCAATATCTCCTCAATGAGGTAGAAGTCATCTAAGATGCAAAGATAAGTTAGTAAAGAGTATGATAACCATGACATaactattttaataattttaaaatagtttagacAAAATTAATGATTTCTATCAAGCTAAATCAATTTTAATCAAAttcgtaaaaaaaaaaatttattttgtcaGAGGAATCAGTCCCACGACACGTGGAATTTTGTCAGAATATCTAATCTTTTGGTATAATAAATCCGAATCAAATTTTTTGCAATCATTAAACATTACCTAGATTAGCACCAAATCGTCACTAGATTTTGTCAAAAGTCAAACCGCAGAAACCAAAGAATCTACTTCTACAGTGGGACTGCCGCTTCGAGCACTCGATTCCTCTCTCTTTAGTTAGGAGAGACTACCACTGTTCATGGCGAAGACGCCGTGGTCGACGAAGCTCCGGAGGAAGCCGCCGTCGCAGTAGAGCAGctcgtcctcctcctccgccgccaTCATCGCCGCCTCCGGGCTCCACCAGTCGCCGCTGCCAAATGCGTGGTTCTGGTTTACCCCCGAGCCCACGTGGCCGTTGACAGCCGCCATATCTGCCATCTCCTTCTCGTCGCCGTTCTTCGCGAATCGGCCCCGCACCCGCGGCCGGCTGTCGGCGAGCGTCTTTCTGCACGCGTACTGGAAGGAATGCCAATTAGTCGATCGATCGGTCGGTTAAAATTGAGTAAAATTGGAATACGCACAGTGATCTTCTTTTGGAAGTTCCTCTGATTGCGTTTGCTCCTATATCGGTCGATCCTTTCTTTCCGTTCCTCGGCACTGTATCGCCGGACTCTTCCCGGATCGCCGGCTGATCCTTCCAGCGAACCGTATTGAGTCCCCTGCAATCGAAATTCATGGAAAAAGCTGCAAGGTCGGATCTTGATCGTAGTAAACGATCCAAAATGAGTTTTTTAGCAGGAAATATGGGAATTTCAGTTTCAGTAACCTGGAGGTCGCCGGTGCTGAGCACGGAGGACGGCGAGGAGGAgtacggaggaggaggaggctggTCTTGGAGATCGCCTGACGTCGTATCGTGGTGGTAGTAGTAGTGGTGGTGGAGGGGAAGCGACAGGGAGCAGCCGCTCCGGTGGAGGTCTGAGTACTGGGCGGCGAAGAAGGTGGAGGAGAAGGGGAAGAGGCGGCCGTAGAGAGCTTCATGGAAGTGCTCCGGAGGAGGATCGGATGCGGATGAGATGAACGGTTGGTGGCGGAGGCCGccgtaggaggaggaggagaggaacaTGGCGTTCAAGTGCTTTGCGCCGAGGAGGGAGCTCGATTTATGGACTAGGAAGGAGGCGCTGCGAGGGCCCCGCTGGATTTCGGAACCACGACAGTGGTTGGTTGGCCGACGTGGGTCCCACGAAAAATGTGAATGGGTGTGGACCGCTGAGTCGGCTGACAAGTCTTTGTATCAAATATTTCATTTAGAGGGCACTCACCTCCAGTTGACATGCTGCCTCTGTGGCCCCCTCTCTTGCCCCGGGGCGGGGCTATGGTGGACCAATATGGTGTTATAGTTATCTCTCAAATTACGTTTTTAgccttataatttatattttttttaattttaattttgatatgagtcaatttatattttttaaccctttaatttgtaatattttttaatttcaatcaattttcttctacaattaaaatttttcaacggaaaatgataagttgtaaattgaatttgaggattttgattttttataacccatgtattttttatatttcaatcataaattagatattttccgttgaaaaattttaattttggaagaaaaaggactgaaattgaaaaatattacaagttacaggactaaaaaCGTAAATTAACTCATAACAGGACTAAAATTGTAAAAGATGTAAATTATAgaattgaaaatataattttctccAAATATTTATTGTTCAATTCTTAGCTATGGATTATgtgtagaattttttttaataagactTAGTTATAACGAACATTGAGATTCTGATTATTTTGATAGACACAGGAAAATTTTTATGGAACGGGGTCAATCATCCTGGCTTGATGACTGTTAAAAAGCTTAGGTGAAGTCAGATCAATCGATGCTAGATCTCTTGATCCATTAAAAAATAGATCAGGAGATAGACCACTTGTAATTATGGTTGGGTCATAGTTTTGATCCTGTCACAATTGGTTGTGATCCCTCTCTAAATTCACTATTTCTCTTAAGTTATAGTTTGAGTCGGGACGGGTGGTCAGAGGCCCAATGATGGAGCCAGCCCCGACGAACTACCCGGGCTAATATTAGGATGTGTGCCACAAGTTTTGATGCCGACATTGTCAATGTCGTCACTCCGGGCTAGCCGCCGATGCCGACATCATTGCCCCCGAGCTAGTTgcacattttccttattttcctcctTTTTTCCACTATTGTTTCCTTTCTCATGTCGTTGGCTACCCGAGCTACACCTCGAGTAGCCATGAACATGGCTTCGCCACTGTAGAGGCCGCCGACAGTGGACAAGTGGTTAGGTTAGTAGGTGCTGAGCGGGGGGCGACCTCTAGCCACCCGCCCCGACCCAAATTATAATATGAGAGTTGGTGGATCCGATCATTAATTATAAGTGGTACATCTCCTGATCCACTTTTTTATGGTCTAAAGGATCCTATCTCATATCGATCATCCGGATTCGACGTTACCtataaagattatttttttttctctttgttttaaagaaaaataaacaaaataaattttttttatgaaaccaTGATCGATTTCCTAATCCGTAatgattatttaaaatattttattactttcatAGTGTTTAAGAGGTATTTGTAGGATTCCATCCATGACTTTGGGATCGAATGAGGTGCTaataaaatgtttttgaaaaattaaatagatTGAATCAGTGTGGAAaattatttgattttaaaaaaaaatatttgtcatTTAACGAAAATAGATTTTTCAGTTGATTATAATCTATTATTACATCGAATATTATTAGATTAAACAAAGTGGCAGCACCCTAAACGCGAGAGACAGAGAGAGACAACGCAACCGCCTCCCAGATTCTATGGAATTGGAGTTCCACTGAAAGAAATGGGCATCGCAATACGCGCTGAAAGATTGCCCCCTGCTGCAGATTTGGTCAATAGAAGAAAGTCAACTTCCTTAAGTCGTCGTCTTGATTTGACAAAAATACTTTAGTCAGCCCATACGAAAAAAAGAGGGTTCAAACATTTTTCCCACATGACCTTCCCGCGTCCCTATCCTCGACCTGGCCCCACACGTTCTTCACCTTTCAGAAACCAATTGATCGATCGAAAAGGATTCGACCGTTGGAAAAGTGAATGAAAAATAACTGAAAAATGTTGCTCCACTCACCCTTGCACAACATGACATTGCACAAGAAAGAATTAGCAGCAGCTTCCAAGCCAATCAGAAGAGAACCCACACAGAGTCAGCAGCATCCCACTGACATTGCACAGCAGTACCTACAGCAAACAAACTTGAAGGGGCCATGGCCAACCCAACGTGATAAACTCCAGCAGCTTTTCTTCATGCCACAATTTGCAAAGCTATGTTGACTCTTCACATGCGAATGTCAAAAGCATGGTTAAGCAATCATAGAGGGAAACATATAAACAACTCACTCAGACATGAAAAGACTTAACTGATTGAGTTCAAGAACAGACGGATAAGATACTTCATATCCTGGCAAGTAATGGAGAAGATTAGGCTGTGCTGCAATCCTATCTCTGGTCTTCAGCTTTACACTTAGTAGAACTTTATCAAAAGGTCAACTCACGGCATAGTAAAGCCACTAGAACCGAGTGGGGAGGCAATTATTGTGAGGTGATACTCCGAACCTAGATAAGATTTTGTGATTTGTTTTAATGCAAAGCATTGGCTGTTAACAACATACTATCACAAACTAGCTACATCAAAGAGCATGAATGGAACAGTCAAGGTGTTTTCAGATCAATATAAGCAGCTTTTGGGAGTCTTAAGTTTTAGGATCTATAGCATTGGAACACTGAAAGTTTTTCTCCAAGGTGTAGACGACCGATCGAACAAGGCCAATTGGATGCCACATTCAGTTTTGCTGGTTACTGCTGAGAAAAACTTAATGACTTCCTGTGCGTCAACTGCTTGGCCATGGCAGAAGAAACAGTAGGTCATTTACTTTTCAGCTGCAGTGGAAGTAGGGCAGGATGGAAATGGATTCTCGATGTCCGTAGAAGCTTGATTGGGATCTACAGTGTGTCTGAACTGGAAAGCTCCAAAGTTCAATATCCTTGTCCATCTCCATGCATGGCTATGCAGCATTTGGATCTATCGTTGTTAGACCATTTGGTGGGACGCGCTTTGGATGTGGAGAAACAGAGAAAGTCGAGAACTTGAGCATTATCAAAGGACTTATAATTGAGGTTAAAACTACAAGTTCAAGACAAGGTTCTTAGATTTGTTATCAAATATCAAGATACTGTAACTGAACTAATCGCAATAGAGAGACCAAAGATTCTCTAACAAATATATGGCAGTTATTCCAGAGTTTCTACCAAGGAAACCTAGATACTCACAGATTAAACTACATATGCATCACTTTGATCCCCCAAAAGGAAGAATGCTAATTTACTAAGTGTCTTCAGGCCAATGACTCATGAAACCATTAGCATTAAACTTAGGTCCAGAGCCCTTTAACAAAGATTGCAAAGCTATATATCATAAGTATCAGTTCGCAATCATTAAAAACAAAGGTGCCAAAGACTGGAATTAGTGTCACAAAAAGATAATTGAAACTGCACTAATCAATAGactgaaaaaaaaacttatcttttcAGATAttcttcataaaattctgataagAAGCAGTAGAAATGGAGCTCTAAAATTTGCTCTCTCTCGTTCAGACAAGGCAAATTTTCAGAAACAGGTTGGCTTTGCTTGGCTAATAGCTTGGGAGTACATTGGGAGGAATGCACACATAGTTTTATGTAGGGGGATGTCGAAAAATttcaaggaaagtaagctaacATGAAGTGAAGCTTGGGTATAGGCAATATGATTACAAATAAGCAAAATTGTTTTCCAACATACAATGAGAGAGCATATTAGGTGTTGTTTGTGATGATAAGGTACTTCTGAGCTTAAAGGGAAGATTTACAAAATGGCGGTTAGACTTGCTATTTTAAATGGAGTTAAATGTTGGGTTATGAAGTGAgcatataaatagaaaatgagaGTCGCTGAAAtgggatgttaaggtggatatggGGACATATGGTGATGGAtataataagaaatgagagcattagagaaaaaGTAAGGTTGCACTTATTGAGAAAAAACTCCAATAAATATGTTTAAGATGATATAGATATGTACTTAAATGACCTATAAATTTTCTAGTTAGGAATACACACATTAAttgagaaagataaaaaaaaacttggttagaatgataaaatatgataaaatttatttaaatatagataaagaTATAGTAAGTCATCGAGTCAATGGTGTAGGGGATCCATATAGTCGACCCTAGTTAATAGAATAAAGGCTTGAATTTGTTGATGTTGTAATGAAAGAGCACATCACTGTATAGTTGCTTTTCAAAACTATAGATTATGGCTGGTCAAAACCTGTGTGAAGAAGAGGCTGAAAACTGAACTCACATGGGGCAAGTGGAAGCACCGATAAATTACATTATGAAACTTCAAATATC encodes the following:
- the LOC122040234 gene encoding uncharacterized protein LOC122040234, whose amino-acid sequence is MFLSSSSYGGLRHQPFISSASDPPPEHFHEALYGRLFPFSSTFFAAQYSDLHRSGCSLSLPLHHHYYYHHDTTSGDLQDQPPPPPYSSSPSSVLSTGDLQGTQYGSLEGSAGDPGRVRRYSAEERKERIDRYRSKRNQRNFQKKITYACRKTLADSRPRVRGRFAKNGDEKEMADMAAVNGHVGSGVNQNHAFGSGDWWSPEAAMMAAEEEDELLYCDGGFLRSFVDHGVFAMNSGSLS